From one Citrobacter sp. Marseille-Q6884 genomic stretch:
- the ssuC gene encoding aliphatic sulfonate ABC transporter permease SsuC, which translates to MATRNERGLLRLAPWFLPTALVALWQLASSMGWLSTRILPSPEGVVEAFWTLSASGELWQHLTISAWRALIGFSIGGSLGLALGLISGLSRWGERLLDTSVQMLRNVPHLALIPLVILWFGIDESAKIFLVALGTLFPMYINTWHGIRNIDRGLVEMARSYGLSGVSLFIHVILPGALPSIMVGVRFALGLMWLTLIVAETISANAGIGYLAMNAREFLQTDVVVVAIILYALLGKLADVSAQLLERIWLRWNPAYHVKEATV; encoded by the coding sequence ATGGCGACACGAAATGAAAGAGGGTTGCTACGCCTGGCTCCCTGGTTTTTACCGACCGCACTGGTGGCGCTATGGCAACTGGCTTCTTCCATGGGTTGGCTCTCCACCCGCATTCTGCCCTCCCCGGAGGGTGTGGTGGAAGCCTTCTGGACGCTGTCAGCTAGCGGCGAGCTTTGGCAGCATCTGACAATCAGCGCCTGGCGGGCATTGATCGGGTTTTCTATCGGCGGATCGCTTGGCCTGGCGCTGGGGCTGATCAGCGGGTTATCGCGTTGGGGCGAGCGTCTGCTGGATACCTCTGTGCAAATGCTGCGTAACGTTCCACACCTGGCGCTGATCCCGCTGGTTATTTTGTGGTTTGGAATTGATGAATCCGCCAAGATCTTTCTTGTCGCGCTGGGCACCCTGTTCCCGATGTACATCAACACCTGGCACGGGATCCGCAATATCGACCGCGGGCTGGTCGAGATGGCGCGCAGTTACGGCTTATCCGGTGTTTCACTTTTTATTCATGTCATCTTACCCGGCGCCCTGCCCTCGATTATGGTGGGCGTACGTTTTGCCCTCGGGCTGATGTGGCTCACGCTGATTGTCGCGGAAACCATTTCTGCCAATGCCGGCATTGGTTACCTGGCCATGAATGCCCGTGAATTTTTGCAAACCGATGTGGTGGTGGTCGCCATCATTCTTTATGCCCTGCTCGGTAAACTTGCCGACGTCAGCGCCCAATTACTGGAACGTATCTGGCTTCGCTGGAATCCCGCTTATCATGTGAAGGAGGCGACAGTATGA
- the ssuD gene encoding FMNH2-dependent alkanesulfonate monooxygenase, producing MSLNMFWFLPTHGDGHYLGTEQGSRPVDHSYLQQIAQTADRLGFTGVLIPTGRSCEDAWLVAASMIPVTQRLKFLVALRPSVTSPTVAARQAATLDRLSNGRALFNLVTGSDPQELAGDGVFLDHAERYEASAEFTHVWRRLLQGETVDFSGKHIHVRGAQLFFPPVQQPHPPLYFGGSSDVAQDLAAEQVDLYLTWGEPPEQVKEKIEQVRAKAAALGRKIRFGIRLHVIVRETTEEAWRAADRLIAHLDDETIAKAQAAFSRTDSVGQHRMAALHNGKRDKLEISPNLWAGVGLVRGGAGTALVGDGPTVAARINEYAALGIDSFVLSGYPHLEEAWKVGELLFPHLDVAIPDIPQPQRLHQQGEAVANAFIPRKVAQS from the coding sequence ATGAGTCTGAATATGTTTTGGTTTTTACCGACGCACGGTGACGGGCACTATCTGGGCACCGAACAAGGCTCCCGTCCGGTCGATCACAGCTACCTACAACAGATCGCGCAAACGGCCGATCGTCTGGGCTTTACCGGCGTACTGATCCCGACCGGTCGCTCATGTGAAGATGCCTGGCTGGTGGCTGCCTCAATGATCCCGGTCACCCAGCGATTAAAATTTCTGGTCGCACTGCGTCCGAGCGTAACCTCACCCACGGTTGCGGCTCGTCAGGCCGCCACGCTTGACCGGTTGTCCAATGGTCGGGCGCTGTTTAACCTGGTAACGGGTAGTGACCCACAAGAGCTGGCGGGTGATGGCGTTTTTCTCGATCACGCTGAACGTTATGAAGCCTCAGCGGAATTTACCCACGTATGGCGACGCTTGTTGCAAGGTGAAACCGTGGATTTCAGCGGTAAGCATATTCACGTTCGCGGCGCGCAGCTCTTTTTCCCACCAGTGCAACAACCTCATCCCCCGCTCTATTTCGGAGGGTCTTCTGATGTGGCGCAGGATCTTGCCGCCGAGCAGGTTGATCTTTATTTGACCTGGGGCGAACCACCCGAACAGGTGAAAGAGAAAATTGAGCAAGTACGAGCAAAAGCAGCAGCACTTGGACGAAAGATCCGTTTCGGCATTCGCCTGCATGTGATCGTACGCGAAACCACCGAAGAGGCGTGGCGAGCAGCGGATCGCCTGATCGCGCATCTTGATGACGAAACCATTGCGAAAGCGCAGGCCGCATTCTCCAGAACAGACTCCGTCGGTCAGCATCGAATGGCTGCGTTGCACAATGGCAAGCGCGACAAGCTGGAAATTAGCCCTAACCTGTGGGCTGGTGTCGGGCTGGTACGCGGCGGCGCAGGCACGGCACTGGTCGGCGACGGTCCCACGGTTGCGGCGCGCATAAACGAATATGCGGCATTGGGTATCGACAGTTTTGTGTTATCCGGATACCCGCACCTGGAGGAAGCCTGGAAAGTCGGAGAGCTGTTGTTCCCACACCTGGATGTGGCAATCCCGGACATTCCGCAGCCACAGCGCCTTCATCAGCAGGGCGAAGCGGTCGCTAACGCATTTATCCCACGCAAGGTTGCACAAAGCTAA